In a genomic window of Rhopalosiphum maidis isolate BTI-1 chromosome 4, ASM367621v3, whole genome shotgun sequence:
- the LOC113557451 gene encoding uncharacterized protein LOC113557451 translates to MNMLKLFFVFATLTTLVKSEIAVEWICEDTRQMGNCSTIPKITDLLQMISENYEYPDIYFCPFNIVERHTKCMYSYLYYCHTQINNDLKQNILEMYNKPLEDSKNLCTKRRSYRKEFIEHVSCSKAVLKADRQWQNYVDQQKLEIGQSMENMELDQKCLLIWDYWHSTNMYIRTQCGIKTEKFHRQVLGNMWPLSLLIKLCNDLSTYGS, encoded by the exons aTATGCTAAAACTATTCTTCGTATTCG CTACTTTGACGACGTTGGTGAAGTCTGAGATTGCGGTCGAATGGATCTGCGAAGATACCAGACAAATGGGAAATTGCAGTACCATACCTAAGATTACAGACTTACTTCAAATGATTTCTGAAAATTATGAGTATCCAGACATCTACTTTTGCCC ATTCAATATTGTGGAACGTCACACCAAGTGTATGTATTCTTACTTGTATTATTGTcatacacaaattaataacGATCTTAAGCAAAATATCCTGGAGATGTATAATAAGCCACTTGAAGACTCAAAAAATCTCTGCACCAAACGCCGGTCTTACAGGAAGG aatttatagaACACGTGTCTTGCTCGAAAGCAGTGTTAAAAGCTGATCGTCAATGGCAAAATTATGTGGACCagcaaaaattagaaattggaCAGAGCATGGAAAACATGGAACTCGATCAGAAATGCCT ACTGATCTGGGATTATTGGCACTCAACGAACATGTATATTCGCACTCAATGTGGGATAAAGACCGAAAAGTTTCATCGCCAAGTACTTGGGAACATGTGGCCCCTATCCTTATTAATT AAATTGTGCAACGATTTATCAACTTATGGATCGTGA